One Takifugu rubripes chromosome 2, fTakRub1.2, whole genome shotgun sequence genomic region harbors:
- the znf292a gene encoding zinc finger protein 292a gives MAEGETEKEYDTRNAIGELRERFQGLTTTLKESSLSPLEASLRFCQDFCQVLVEHASLWKTDEDPLPLLEVYTVAIVSFAKAVSHLASECENAPLLLEKLALSCAELLLLLPQHVPGALWEEFQTSMKLAHGLLQESGSTQLLLLSFLAQQDGVWSNATLSSILSNQIPHIEQVHEYLELEGPALLTMRIKHLIKVESVDKAAILAKVCSEYPGYEGKGNFKQTYLVCICMTKSQEQLMEEISSVDCKDALEMICNLESEGDEKGALSLCSAFLKRQLLQGDVYCAWELTLFWSKLLMRLESSADTFLGKSKEMALLCGSVCHILFLIKVIQNEVGELGLPVCVEMCIQALKMTSPDHKDTKSTICKTISCLLPTDLEVKRACQLTEFLLQPAIDSYYAVESLYNEPDQKPEEDGSLPVPNSLRCELLLALKTQWPFDPEFWDWKTLKRNCLALMGEEAAIVSSIDTFNDTDEQEVETALGKLPEYRDLEDFLLTTTNELNEITDEREKNREAKKLREQGFVSARFRNWRAYMQYCVLCDKEFLGHRIVRHAQKHFKDGMYLCPICADSFESREVLEPHVASHVKQSCKERLAAMKAARKVTKPPQSPKSPSKNPKVAVTTPFKVESQIKPEQTTSDANMSQDCFCPVKNCSKAFKFFRNLMAHVRSHKDDEEATRFLEIQKQKVVCQYCRRQFVNVRHLNDHLQIHCGTKPYICIQLDCKASFNSNSELLMHRKTHPEFKAQCMFPNCGQVFNEAYLLYDHEAQHYLTYTCQTDNCGKVFHSQSQYLSHQEIHNISYAVNSLPLTNENPPATPKVQSPLETTLSLERINTDAEMKEASRATASPCTSEEMAKDGCPVRVKHSIESMLNCSDQALDEPDKCYTPLTNPTPVPIDVASAPPEAALAQNDAAPAPEAPQPPQNLPAHVEITPVYTHMPTAPNAVASQQREGLNYIQGNDAPKAVIQAVNPEKVKTEIPSSLQGYPSNTPVTAGGEENQHCCPFNDCTRAYSTNKSLSRHVKKQHPEIFEDWKLAKKYNRVAKITSKKASRGPGLPFQPENTGNRPPNQPGILCKKPGMQQMDYPAECSSSPAQCYPGSMEPVPITPMVNPSLYPAWGSSNNAGGIMQSDMAQSWSAPPVNNCYSDAFNMNEYPSRSYPQWQADPYQTTAPLQSDRDPSMAAMHGPSVSHTPSDSSLMSQYVSSSLMLDNGGQMHNGGHHQYGIMPPEGSADSVELRKSNENMTSQDSAPNISTIDSLPEGNYHAQYDQQENSSPAEAAPVDIHMKCLSREAQVALKAAEETVKTDSVSTPYEPMDTAEPTSVSHPEFPYEEDCSNADCEMNTPEDKGVDPDTQNAKRSRMSKRTKWPAIIKDGKVICRRCFREFASTKSLGGHLSKRSQCRPVDEIDLTADLPTSFLDFLNDPHVPDTNGAMFMPNGDFSQESCSLTPLNAPTQLKQEPQNTNITDFPKPATVPPETQQEKQADAANPALAVSHQEDHLVEISHAFQRLDLIEAAQEKMRSALALGQTVSHGATTAVPDKSKLLTKGDDKPTEKVHKPFRCDQEDCDYSFMTKEALFRHLTKMHDYTNEMIEELKRTPSKLSPYPCQICPKTFTRTTGLRIHYEKVHRLSKAEIQKLKISARNRRAFRLNKDGTVVSQATADSNSSPATQSAAALPAIKQEPLDISIAQQAAADNNPETVQINSQNEAGNQDLNPEATTVTQLPSPPNNLTANLFGEVPPSAPENPQVAVVHNTPDLMQKYEIHETLSPTVNAALQQGQTDESPNKANEPKSIPASASSSPDKPGSSKNTPTKDESQKRERAQKRLSLKMCETDNGFSPYRPYRCVHEGCSAAFTIQQNLILHYRAMHQAALPPIKHEVEPEVASVTSVPENNQSPDKDDEVRCQVKDCSRVFMGVTRLVQHYLLLHKFTRDKATAMMASMDIGTFHCDQAECALPFNSVDKYIEHIKNFHKEIAISESGSVDRTFKCEYDECDRVYSTKSNLLRHLIKKHNYVYDPKRTDGRRTKSVGLFTSVTDGKENMESKLKLKKKNTKKKDGKSIEHWTSFGKPTLKTHEEASAMCTKKSSLQYPCMIIGCDAVEFAERNIFKHYTTHGLTERYIEDQRSQFIFCKKFPRARFKDSNKTEGATSSSSEETEAEDGEKPGEENSEEPLSDSSRVEQEDGKLSNDDSAESRSSNGIEGGAKRGRPKKPAHPTPACAERMQTLRNRAGVTTSRENSNPGTPTAQEQREDGVTPVSFKPLGLEDSFLKFLEASESTQPSKRKFNDKSGAELPPKRQLTHKQKSIRGKIAECEILVDFRNPVNLKSANNVKIVIDKTFSDGADLLLKQLQDMKPLVIIKKWFYSGS, from the exons ATGgcggagggggagacagagaaggaATATGACACACGGAATGCTATCGGGGAGCTCCGAGAGCGGTTCCAGGGCTTGACCACGACTTTGAAAGAGAGCTCGCTGTCTCCGCTGGAAGCCTCGCTGCGTTTCTGCCAGGACTTTTGCCAG GTGCTAGTGGAACACGCTAGCCTTTGGAAAACTGATGAGGATCCACTGCCTTTGCTGGAGGTCTACACTGTCGCCATCGTCAGCTTCGCCAAGGCTGTCTCCCATCTCGCCTCCGAATGTGAAAACGCGCCACTCCTACTTGAAAAGTTAGCACT gagctgtgcggAGCTGTTGCTCTTACTGCCCCAGCATGTCCCTGGTGCCTTATGGGAGGAGTTTCAGACCTCCATGAAG TTGGCACACGGCCTCTTGCAAGAAAGCGGGAGCACacagcttctccttctctcaTTTCTGGCACAGCAGGATGGCGTCTGGTCAAACGCCACACTAAGCAGCATCTTATCCAATCAAATCCCTCATATTGAACAAG TTCATGAGTATCTTGAGTTGGAAGGTCCAGCACTTCTCACCATGCGAATAAAGCACCTGATCAAAGTGGAAAGCGTTGACAAAGCTGCCATTCTGGCCAAGGTGTGCTCCGAGTACCCGGGATATGAAGGAAAAGGAAACTTTAAACAGACCTACTTGGTTTGCATCTGCATGACGAAAAGTCAGGAGCAGCTGATGGAAGAG ATTTCATCAGTGGACTGCAAAGATGCTCTCGAAATGATCTGCAATTTAGAGTCCGAGGGAGACGAGAAAGGAGCGCTGAGCTTGTGTTCTGCCTTTCTCAAGAGGCAGCTTCTGCAAGGAGATGTTTACTGTGCCTG ggAACTCACGCTGTTCTGGAGTAAGCTGCTGATGCGTTTGGAGTCATCGGCCGACACGTTTCTTGGGAAGAGCAAAGAGATGGCTCTGCTCTGTGGAAGCGTCTGTCATATTCTGTTTCTCATCAAGGTGATCCAAAACGAG GTTGGAGAGCTGGGGCTTCCCGTGTGTGTGGAAATGTGCATTCAGGCTTTGAAAATGACCTCCCCTGACCATAAGGACACCAAGTCTACCATCTGCAAGACCATTTCCTGCCTCTTACCGACCGATCTAGAGGTCAAGCGTGCATGCCAGCTTACCGAATTCCTCCTGCAGCCCGCTATTGACTCGTACTATGCCGTTGAGTCACTGTACAATGAACCTGACCAAAAGCCCGAGGAGGACGGGAGTCTACCAGTGCCCAACTCGTTGCGCTGCGAGTTACTGTTGGCCTTGAAGACACAGTGGCCTTTTGACCCCGAGTTCTGGGACTGGAAAACGCTGAAACGCAACTGCTTGGCACTGATGGGGGAGGAGGCAGCTATTGTGTCATCCATTGACACTTTTAATGACACAGATGAACAGGAAGTCGAAACAGCGCTTGGAAAGCTTCCTGAATACAGAGATCTGGAGGATTTCCTGCTAACCACTACAAATGAACTCAATGAAATCACAGATGAAAGGGAGAAGAACAGAGAAGCTAAGAAGCTCCGGGAGCAAGGTTTTGTGTCAGCCCGTTTCAGAAACTGGCGAGCCTACATGCAGTATTGTGTCTTGTGTGACAAGGAGTTCCTGGGTCATAGAATTGTTCGCCACGCACAGAAGCATTTCAAGGACGGCATGTATCTCTGCCCGATTTGTGCAGACAGCTTTGAAAGTAGGGAGGTTTTAGAACCACATGTAGCATCACATGTTAAGCAATCCTGCAAAGAGAGACTAGCTGCCATGAAAGCTGCTAGGAAGGTAACCAAACCACCTCAGTCCCCTAAAAGTCCAtcaaaaaacccaaaagttGCTGTCACTACCCCTTTCAAAGTGGAATCTCAGATTAAACCAGAACAAACCACATCAGATGCCAACATGAGTCAAGACTGTTTCTGTCCTGTCAAAAACTGCTCCAAGGCTTTCAAGTTTTTCCGTAACCTCATGGCTCACGTCAGATCTCACAAGGACGACGAAGAGGCCACGAGATTTTTGGAGATCCAGAAACAGAAAGTAGTGTGCCAGTACTGCAGACGGCAATTTGTCAATGTCAGACACCTTAACGATCACTTGCAAATACACTGTGGCACCAAACCCTACATCTGCATACAGCTGGATTGCAAAGCTAGTTTTAACTCTAATTCTGAACTTCTCATGCATAGAAAAACGCATCCCGAGTTTAAGGCCCAGTGCATGTTCCCCAACTGTGGCCAAGTTTTTAACGAGGCCTACTTGTTGTACGATCACGAGGCGCAGCATTATCTTACCTACACCTGTCAGACGGATAACTGTGGCAAGGTATTCCATTCGCAGTCTCAGTACCTGTCTCACCAAGAGATTCACAACATAAGTTACGCAGTGAACAGTCTACCCCTGACTAATGAAAACCCTCCTGCCACTCCAAAAGTACAATCACCGCTTGAGACCACGCTGAGCCTTGAAAGGATTAAcacagatgctgaaatgaaggaGGCATCGAGGGCAACAGCATCGCCGTGCACATCAGAGGAGATGGCCAAAGACGGTTGTCCCGTGAGAGTGAAACACTCAATTGAGAGCATGCTGAATTGTTCCGATCAGGCGCTAGATGAGCCGGACAAATGCTACACTCCCCTGACCAACCCCACTCCAGTGCCAATCGACGTGGCGTCGGCGCCACCAGAAGCGGCATTAGCACAAAACGATGCGGCCCCAGCGCCCGAGGCTCCTCAGCCGCCCCAAAACCTTCCCGCGCATGTCGAGATCACCCcagtttacacacacatgcctaCTGCCCCGAATGCTGTGGCAAGCCAACAGAGAGAGGGACTTAATTATATCCAAGGCAACGACGCTCCCAAAGCAGTTATACAAGCAGTAAATCCTGAAAAAGTCAAGACGGAAATTCCTTCCTCGCTGCAAGGTTATCCTTCCAACACACCTGTGACTGCTGGCGGCGAGGAGAATCAGCACTGCTGCCCGTTTAACGACTGCACGCGCGCGTACAGCACGAACAAAAGTTTATCTAGACACGTGAAAAAGCAACACCCCGAAATATTTGAGGACTGGAAATTGGCAAAGAAATACAACAGAGTGGCCAAAATTACCAGCAAAAAAGCATCAAGAGGGCCAGGTCTCCCCTTCCAGCCTGAGAACACAGGAAACAGACCTCCAAATCAGCCAGGAATACTATGCAAAAAACCCGGGATGCAGCAAATGGATTATCCAGCGGAATGTTCATCCTCACCAGCCCAGTGTTATCCTGGATCAATGGAGCCTGTGCCTATCACTCCAATGGTGAACCCTTCACTGTACCCAGCATGGGGAAGCTCAAACAATGCCGGCGGAATAATGCAGTCAGACATGGCCCAGTCATGGTCCGCACCTCCTGTTAATAACTGCTATTCAGATGCCTTCAATATGAATGAATATCCCTCCCGGAGCTACCCTCAGTGGCAGGCAGACCCCTATCAAACCACAGCACCTCTGCAATCCGATAGAGATCCTTCAATGGCAGCTATGCATGGCCCCAGCGtgtcacacacaccttcagatTCAAGTTTGATGTCTCAGTATGTGTCCAGCTCTTTGATGCTCGACAATGGCGGACAGATGCATAACGGAGGTCATCATCAGTATGGAATAATGCCTCCTGAGGGCAGCGCAGACAGCGTAGAGTTGAGAAAGAGTAATGAAAATATGACAAGCCAGGATAGTGCGCCTAATATATCAACTATTGACAGTCTCCCGGAGGGAAATTACCACGCTCAGTATGATCAGCAAGAAAACTCCAGTCCGGCAGAGGCCGCACCAGTTGATATTCACATGAAATGCCTGAGCAGAGAAGCACAGGTGGCTTTAAAAGCTGCAGAAGAAACAGTTAAAACAGACAGTGTATCTACTCCCTACGAACCAATGGACACTGCGGAGCCAACCAGTGTCTCTCACCCAGAATTCCCCTATGAAGAGGACTGTTCCAATGCTGACTGTGAGATGAACACTCCAGAGGACAAAGGCGTTGACCCCGACACGCAGAACGCCAAACGCAGCAGAATGAGCAAGAGGACCAAATGGCCAGCCATCATTAAGGATGGGAAAGTCATCTGTCGGAGATGCTTCAGGGAGTTTGCGAGCACCAAGTCTCTCGGCGGTCACTTGTCCAAACGTTCCCAGTGCAGACCTGTGGATGAAATCGACTTGACGGCCGATCTGCCGACGTCTTTCCTTGATTTTCTGAACGACCCCCACGTCCCCGACACAAACGGTGCGATGTTCATGCCAAACGGCGATTTCTCACAAGAATCTTGCAGTCTGACTCCTTTGAACGCACCCACGCAGTTAAAACAGGAGCCGCAAAATACCAATATAACAGACTTTCCCAAACCTGCGACTGTTCCCCCTGAAACCCAACAAGAGAAGCAGGCAGATGCAGCTAATCCAGCCCTAGCAGTATCTCATCAGGAGGATCACTTGGTGGAAATATCACACGCATTTCAAAGGTTAGATTTGATTGAGGCTGCCCAAGAAAAGATGAGGAGCGCTCTGGCGTTAGGGCAGACCGTCAGTCATGGTGCCACAACCGCTGTTCCAGACAAAAGCAAGCTGCTGACTAAAGGTGATGACAAGCCCACTGAGAAGGTGCACAAACCTTTCAGGTGTGATCAGGAGGATTGCGATTACTCCTTCATGACAAAGGAGGCATTATTCAGACACTTGACCAAGATGCACGATTACACGAATGAGATGATAGAAGAGTTAAAAAGGACCCCATCCAAGCTGTCCCCCTACCCCTGCCAGATCTGCCCGAAGACGTTCACTCGAACAACGGGCTTGAGGATTCACTACGAGAAAGTGCATCGGTTGTCGAAGGCAGAAATCCAGAAGCTTAAGATTAGTGCACGAAACAGGCGTGCCTTTCGGTTAAATAAAGATGGCACGGTGGTTAGCCAGGCAACCGCTGATTCCAACAGCAGCCCCGCCACGCAGTCTGCAGCAGCATTACCTGCTATAAAGCAAGAACCACTTGACATTTCAATCGCCCAGCAGGCAGCCGCTGACAACAATCCAGAAACTGTTCAGATAAACTCACAAAACGAAGCAGGTAACCAGGACTTGAATCCCGAGGCCACAACTGTGACTCAACTACCGTCACCTCCTAACAACTTGACTGCTAATTTGTTTGGTGAGGTTCCTCCTTCAGCCCCAGAAAACCCACAAGTTGCAGTGGTACACAACACTCCAGATCTAATGCAAAAATACGAAATTCATGAGACATTAAGCCCGACCGTGAACGCAGCCCTGCAGCAAGGCCAAACGGATGAATCaccaaacaaagcaaatgagCCAAAGTCCATCCCTGCATCTGCATCCTCCTCCCCAGACAAGCCTGGCAGTTCTAAAAACACACCGACCAAGGATGAATcccagaaaagagagagagcccAGAAAAGGTTGAGTCTGAAAATGTGTGAGACGGACAACGGCTTCAGCCCGTACAGGCCCTACCGCTGCGTTCACGAAGGGTGCTCCGCTGCCTTCACCATCCAGCAGAATCTGATCCTCCACTACAGGGCCATGCATCAGGCGGCGCTTCCCCCCATTAAGCACGAGGTGGAGCCTGAAGTGGCGAGCGTGACGAGCGTGCCGGAAAACAACCAGAGCCCAGACAAAGACGACGAGGTCAGATGTCAGGTGAAAGACTGTTCCAGGGTTTTCATGGGAGTCACAAGGCTAGTGCAGCATTACCTCTTACTTCACAAGTTTACCCGTGACAAAGCCACGGCGATGATGGCTAGCATGGACATAGGGACTTTCCACTGTGATCAGGCTGAGTGTGCGCTCCCCTTCAACTCTGTCGACAAATACATAGAGCACATCAAAAACTTTCACAAGGAAATCGCCATCTCCGAGAGCGGCTCCGTTGACAGGACTTTTAAGTGCGAGTATGACGAGTGTGACCGCGTTTATTCCACTAAATCTAACCTCCTCCGTCACCtgataaaaaaacacaactacGTTTACGATCCAAAAAGAACCGACGGGAGAAGAACTAAGTCAGTAGGGCTCTTCACAAGCGTCACCGATGGGAAGGAGAACATGGAAAGTAAGTTgaaactgaagaagaaaaacactaaaaagAAAGATGGGAAGTCCATTGAACACTGGACCAGCTTCGGGAAGCCTACGCTAAAGACCCACGAGGAGGCGTCGGCCATGTGCACCAAGAAGTCTTCCCTACAGTACCCGTGCATGATAATAGGCTGTGACGCAGTGGAGTTTGCTGAAAGGAATATATTTAAGCATTACACCACCCATGGCCTCACAGAACGATACATTGAAGATCAGAGGAGCCAGTTCATATTCTGCAAAAAGTTCCCACGTGCGAGATTCAAAGATTCAAACAAAACAGAAGGGGCAACGAGCTCATCTTCTGAGGAGACCGAGGCAGAGGACGGGGAAAAGCCTGGGGAGGAAAACTCGGAGGAGCCCCTGTCGGATAGCAGCAGGGTGGAACAAGAAGATGGCAAGCTGTCTAACGACGATAGTGCGGAGTCTCGATCTTCCAATGGGATAGAAGGAGGAGCGAAAAGAGGCCGCCCCAAAAAACCTGCCCACCCAACACCAGCGTGTGCAGAGAGGATGCAGACCCTGAGGAATCGCGCCGGTGTCACGACCTCGAGAGAGAACTCAAATCCTGGCACCCCCACAGCCCAAGAACAACGTGAAGACGGAGTTACACCCGTATCTTTTAAACCTTTAGGACTTGAAGACTCTTTTCTTAAGTTCTTGGAAGCCTCCGAGTCAACACAACCTTCCAAGCGCAAATTTAACGATAAATCTGGTGCCGAGTTGCCGCCCAAAAGACAACTGACTCACAAACAGAAGTCTATCAGAGGTAAAATTGCCGAATGTGAAATTCTCGTCGACTTCAGAAATCCTGTCAATCTCAAATCAGCGAACAATGTCAAGATTGTCATAGATAAAACATTTTCAGACGGTGCTGATCTTTTGCTAAAGCAGCTACAAGACATGAAGCCCCTAGTCATAATTAAGAAGTGGTTCTATAGCGGATCGTAG
- the cga gene encoding glycoprotein hormones alpha chain codes for MKGESSLNKVTAMGSAKSAGAVLLLLSFLLYVADSYPNFPKSNMGCEECTLTKNSGFSRDRPIYQCMGCCFSRAYPTPLKAMTTMTIPKNITSEATCCVAKQSYQTEVAGIKVRNHTECHCSTCYYHKI; via the exons ATGAAGGGAGAATCTTCGCTCAACAAG GTGACAGCAATGGGCTCGGCCAAATCAGCCGGAGcggttcttcttctcttgtcttTCCTTCTGTATGTAGCTGACTCTTACCCCAACTTTCCCAAATCAAACA TGGGCTGTGAGGAGTGCACGCTGACGAAGAACAGCGGCTTCTCCAGGGATCGTCCCATCTACCAGTGCATgggctgctgcttctccagagCGTACCCGACGCCTCTAAAGGCCATGACCACCATGACCATCCCGAAGAACATCACCTCCGAGGCAACGTGCTGCGTCGCCAAGCAGAGCTACCAG ACGGAGGTAGCCGGCATAAAGGTGAGGAACCACACCGAGTgccactgcagcacctgctACTATCACAAGATTTGA